One genomic window of Ilyobacter polytropus DSM 2926 includes the following:
- a CDS encoding KpsF/GutQ family sugar-phosphate isomerase, whose product MEIINYAKEVFDIEIGELKKVRDRISDQMEKAVNIILASKGKVVITGIGKSGLIGKKMAATFASTGTHSVFMNSAEGLHGDLGMIHPEDVVIAISNSGNSDEVLSIIPSIKKIGAKIIAMTGNPGSGLGQASDCILDIRVEREACPNNLAPTTSTTATLVMGDAMASVLIKLRDFKPENFAVYHPGGSLGRRLLMKVEDVMHKGNEVAVCDSRATVDEVLLKMTNKRLGAVCVVDNGRMSGIITEGDIRRALQEKNKFFDFYAGDIMTKKFTYINKDKMAIDALELMENRENQISVLPVMEGEELVGLVRVHDLLKVVG is encoded by the coding sequence ATGGAGATTATAAATTATGCAAAAGAGGTATTTGATATAGAGATAGGAGAGTTAAAAAAAGTAAGAGACAGGATTTCTGACCAGATGGAAAAAGCTGTAAATATAATACTTGCTTCAAAGGGTAAAGTTGTCATAACAGGGATAGGTAAATCTGGACTTATTGGTAAAAAGATGGCTGCTACCTTTGCCTCAACTGGAACTCACTCTGTATTTATGAATTCAGCTGAGGGTTTACACGGAGACCTGGGAATGATTCACCCTGAAGATGTGGTTATAGCAATATCTAACAGCGGAAACAGCGACGAGGTACTCTCAATAATCCCATCAATAAAAAAAATAGGTGCAAAAATAATAGCTATGACCGGCAATCCTGGTTCTGGTCTGGGGCAGGCATCTGACTGTATTTTGGATATAAGAGTAGAGAGAGAGGCCTGTCCTAATAATCTCGCACCAACAACTTCAACTACAGCCACTTTGGTAATGGGAGACGCGATGGCATCTGTACTTATAAAACTAAGGGATTTCAAGCCTGAAAATTTTGCAGTCTATCACCCTGGTGGGAGCCTTGGAAGGCGTCTTCTTATGAAGGTAGAGGATGTTATGCACAAAGGAAACGAGGTTGCAGTGTGTGACAGTAGAGCAACGGTTGACGAGGTGCTTTTAAAGATGACCAATAAAAGACTTGGAGCAGTATGTGTGGTAGATAACGGGAGAATGTCTGGGATAATAACAGAGGGAGATATCAGAAGAGCCCTACAAGAAAAAAATAAATTTTTTGATTTTTATGCCGGAGATATTATGACAAAGAAATTCACTTATATAAATAAGGACAAGATGGCCATAGATGCCTTAGAACTAATGGAAAATCGAGAAAATCAGATATCAGTGCTTCCGGTTATGGAAGGAGAAGAACTTGTGGGACTGGTAAGGGTTCATGACTTGTTAAAAGTAGTAGGATAA
- the kdsA gene encoding 3-deoxy-8-phosphooctulonate synthase — protein MSIVNEVSKIKIGEKFDIGGKNRFTLIAGPCAIESEEMSLRVAKKIKDICESLEIDYIFKSSYDKANRSSVFSARGIGMEKGLNILKKVREEVGVPVITDIHEPWQAAEAAKFVDMLQIPAFLCRQTDLIVAAAKTGLPVNVKKGQFLAPWDAKNIVTKFEEVGNNKLLLCERGTTFGYNNFVVDMRSFLEMRKFGYPVVFDATHSVQIPGGQGTCTGGNREYVFPLMRAALAVGVDAIFAEVHEDPDNAPCDGPNMLKLEDLEEILKAAIEIDDIVKKN, from the coding sequence ATGTCGATAGTAAATGAAGTTAGTAAGATAAAAATAGGAGAAAAATTTGATATAGGGGGGAAAAACAGGTTCACCCTTATTGCAGGTCCGTGTGCCATAGAGAGTGAAGAGATGAGTCTTAGAGTCGCCAAGAAAATAAAGGATATATGTGAGAGCTTGGAGATTGATTACATCTTCAAGTCATCTTATGACAAGGCCAACAGATCATCTGTATTTTCTGCAAGGGGAATAGGGATGGAAAAGGGACTAAATATCTTAAAAAAGGTAAGAGAAGAGGTAGGGGTACCTGTGATTACAGATATTCATGAACCTTGGCAGGCAGCTGAGGCGGCGAAGTTTGTAGATATGCTCCAAATCCCTGCATTTCTTTGCAGACAAACTGACCTTATAGTTGCAGCTGCAAAAACAGGACTTCCTGTAAATGTAAAGAAAGGACAGTTTCTTGCTCCGTGGGATGCCAAAAATATAGTAACTAAGTTTGAAGAAGTTGGTAATAATAAGCTTCTTCTGTGTGAGAGAGGTACGACTTTTGGGTATAATAACTTTGTTGTAGACATGAGATCATTTCTTGAAATGAGAAAATTCGGATATCCAGTGGTATTTGATGCAACTCATTCTGTTCAGATTCCTGGTGGCCAGGGAACGTGTACAGGTGGAAACAGAGAATATGTGTTTCCTTTAATGAGAGCAGCTCTTGCTGTGGGAGTAGATGCAATATTTGCAGAGGTACACGAGGATCCTGACAATGCTCCTTGTGATGGTCCAAACATGTTGAAATTAGAAGATTTAGAGGAGATTTTAAAGGCAGCCATAGAAATTGATGATATAGTAAAGAAAAATTAA
- a CDS encoding UDP-N-acetylmuramoyl-L-alanyl-D-glutamate--2,6-diaminopimelate ligase: protein MVEILNGIDYKILKKFETGPFSGMEYDSRKVKKGDIFVALEGAAFDGHKFIDMAVENGASAVIGSKEIEVNHDITYIVVKNLRQKLGVIASNFYKWPQKKLEIVGITGTNGKTTTTYLLEQILGEDKVSRIGTVEYKVGNEIIPAPNTTPESLDLIKICRKSVDRGIKYLIMEVSSHALEMGRVEMIDFDVTAFTNLTPEHLDYHKDMEEYFSAKRKLFYKTKNKENTVFNTDDFYGKRLFDEFGGISYGIESGDLNASMISHSLKTQEIELSFKEFQKKINIKLQGKFNVYNLLTAVGVAIRLGLSLEEITDRLEKLESAPGRFECIEAGQNFMVVVDYAHTADALENILSALNEIKIEKIITVFGCGGDRDLSKRKPMAETAEKLSDIVIVTSDNPRTEDPVKILDEVSKGLSSLKDSLLEIDREKAIEKAVGMAKKNDIVLIAGKGHEDYQIIGKDKIHFDDKEVALKYIQGKKL, encoded by the coding sequence ATGGTAGAAATATTAAATGGAATAGATTATAAAATTCTTAAAAAATTTGAAACTGGGCCTTTTTCTGGAATGGAATATGATTCTAGAAAAGTAAAAAAAGGGGATATATTTGTGGCTCTCGAGGGGGCGGCTTTTGACGGACATAAGTTTATAGATATGGCTGTAGAAAATGGAGCCTCTGCAGTGATAGGGTCTAAAGAGATAGAGGTAAATCATGATATCACATACATAGTTGTAAAAAATTTGAGGCAGAAGCTTGGAGTAATAGCGTCAAATTTTTATAAGTGGCCTCAAAAAAAACTAGAAATAGTCGGTATAACAGGTACCAACGGAAAAACAACGACCACTTATTTGCTAGAGCAAATTTTGGGAGAAGATAAAGTCTCGAGAATAGGTACGGTTGAATATAAGGTAGGAAACGAAATAATACCTGCACCTAATACGACACCAGAATCCCTTGACCTTATAAAAATATGCCGAAAATCAGTTGATAGAGGAATAAAATATCTCATAATGGAGGTAAGCTCTCATGCTCTTGAGATGGGTAGAGTAGAAATGATAGATTTTGATGTCACTGCTTTTACAAACCTTACTCCTGAGCATCTAGATTACCATAAAGATATGGAAGAGTATTTTAGTGCCAAGAGAAAACTTTTTTATAAGACCAAAAATAAAGAAAATACAGTATTTAACACAGATGATTTTTATGGAAAGAGACTTTTTGATGAATTCGGAGGAATATCTTATGGTATAGAGTCAGGGGATTTAAATGCAAGTATGATAAGTCACTCCCTAAAAACTCAGGAAATAGAACTGTCTTTTAAAGAATTTCAAAAGAAGATAAATATAAAACTTCAAGGTAAATTTAATGTATATAATCTTTTGACAGCTGTAGGGGTTGCCATAAGGCTGGGATTGTCTCTAGAAGAAATAACAGATAGACTTGAAAAATTGGAAAGTGCGCCGGGAAGATTCGAATGTATAGAGGCGGGTCAGAATTTCATGGTGGTAGTTGACTATGCCCATACTGCAGACGCCCTTGAAAATATATTGAGTGCTTTAAACGAAATTAAAATTGAAAAAATTATTACTGTATTCGGGTGCGGAGGAGACCGAGACCTAAGTAAAAGAAAACCTATGGCAGAGACAGCAGAAAAACTTAGTGATATAGTAATCGTAACCTCGGACAATCCGAGAACAGAAGATCCAGTCAAGATATTAGATGAGGTTTCCAAAGGACTTAGCAGTCTGAAAGACAGTCTTTTGGAGATAGATAGAGAAAAGGCGATAGAAAAGGCAGTGGGAATGGCCAAAAAGAACGACATTGTGCTAATAGCGGGAAAAGGTCACGAGGATTATCAGATAATAGGAAAAGATAAAATACACTTTGACGATAAAGAGGTGGCTCTAAAATATATCCAAGGTAAAAAATTATAA
- a CDS encoding ROK family protein: MYLAGVDLGGTNTKIGVLDENGEIIKSTSIKTLSSNGPWKTLERIWAAIKKMLQEKNIDEDDLQGIGLGIPGPVVDNSVVSSFANFPWDDNIDIADMMEKITGKKTKVDNDVNVIALGEAVYGAAKGYKISVTVALGTGIGGGIYIDGKVLSGATGSGGEVGHMKLVRDGKLCGCGQKGCFEAYASATGLVREAISRLYINKNNLLYKSIGGKVENLEAKHIFDAALEGDSFSIDLVDYEAEHLAMGLGNIISIINPEIVVLGGGVAMAGDFLLDKVREKLPEYAYSEAVRNIIIKTGNLGNDAGIKGAAALLLEK, translated from the coding sequence ATGTATTTGGCAGGAGTAGATCTAGGAGGAACAAATACAAAAATAGGTGTGCTGGATGAAAATGGAGAAATCATAAAATCAACCTCTATAAAAACCCTTTCATCAAATGGTCCTTGGAAAACCCTAGAAAGAATATGGGCTGCTATAAAAAAAATGCTTCAAGAAAAAAATATAGATGAAGACGATCTTCAAGGAATAGGTCTTGGAATACCAGGACCTGTTGTAGACAACAGCGTAGTGTCGTCCTTTGCCAATTTCCCTTGGGACGATAATATTGATATAGCTGATATGATGGAAAAAATAACAGGGAAAAAGACAAAGGTGGATAATGATGTCAATGTCATAGCTTTGGGAGAGGCTGTATACGGTGCGGCGAAAGGATATAAAATAAGTGTAACAGTGGCTTTAGGGACAGGTATAGGGGGAGGAATCTACATCGACGGCAAGGTTCTTTCTGGTGCTACTGGTTCTGGTGGAGAAGTGGGTCATATGAAGCTAGTAAGAGATGGAAAACTTTGCGGCTGCGGTCAAAAAGGGTGTTTTGAAGCTTATGCCTCTGCAACAGGACTTGTGAGAGAGGCTATTTCCAGACTGTATATAAATAAAAATAACCTTCTTTATAAGAGTATAGGGGGAAAAGTAGAGAATCTAGAGGCAAAGCATATTTTTGATGCTGCCCTAGAGGGAGACAGCTTTTCCATAGATCTTGTGGATTATGAGGCTGAGCATCTGGCTATGGGTTTAGGTAACATAATAAGTATAATAAATCCAGAGATAGTTGTCCTAGGGGGAGGAGTGGCTATGGCAGGAGATTTTCTTTTGGACAAGGTGAGAGAGAAATTACCGGAATACGCTTATTCTGAAGCTGTCAGGAATATCATAATAAAAACCGGAAATCTGGGAAATGATGCAGGTATAAAAGGGGCAGCGGCTTTGCTTCTAGAAAAATAA
- a CDS encoding carboxypeptidase M32, producing the protein MKKSIERFNEIIREKKLIDVAIAALHWDLETQAPKKGQELLSDVVGYLSSKSYKVVTSDEMVLLIEELDKKKEELTEIEGKTLEEVAKDIEKLMKIPVLEYREYNELTAKGQGIWAEAREKNDFSLFSESLEKIVEFQRRFIKYRGYEGHPYNTILDDYEPGMTVEKLDEFFGYLRKELVPFIKKIKEKGKSVDGTFLKKDFPEDKQMEFSKFIAEYIGFDFERGIISESAHPFTLNYDKNDVRITTRYIRNMLSSSVFGTIHEGGHAIYEQGIGNDIAGGILGEGTSMGIHESQSRFYENILGRSRAFWKPIYRELQDKFEALKDVDIDGFYKGINKSEASLIRVEADELTYSLHIMVRYEIEKALIGGDIEVRELPRVWNEKMKEYLGIEPSNDREGVLQDVHWSAGLMGYFPSYALGNVYASQIHTSMKKDMDVDAALENKELYKIKEWLNQKIHRFGKLKKPEELIMDITGEGLNAKYFVDYLKEKYGNIYGV; encoded by the coding sequence ATGAAAAAAAGTATCGAAAGATTTAACGAGATAATAAGAGAGAAAAAACTGATAGATGTTGCAATAGCTGCACTTCACTGGGATCTAGAGACCCAAGCTCCCAAGAAGGGGCAGGAGTTGCTTTCAGATGTAGTGGGGTATTTGAGTTCAAAAAGCTATAAAGTGGTGACTTCTGACGAGATGGTTCTTCTAATAGAGGAGCTCGATAAAAAAAAGGAAGAGCTCACAGAGATAGAGGGGAAAACCTTAGAAGAGGTGGCAAAAGATATAGAGAAACTTATGAAAATACCTGTACTTGAATACAGAGAGTACAATGAACTTACTGCAAAAGGTCAGGGGATATGGGCAGAAGCCAGGGAGAAAAATGATTTTAGTTTATTCTCAGAGTCTCTTGAGAAGATAGTGGAGTTTCAAAGGAGGTTTATAAAGTATAGGGGATATGAGGGACATCCTTATAACACTATTTTAGATGACTACGAACCTGGAATGACAGTGGAAAAACTAGACGAGTTTTTTGGATATCTGAGAAAAGAGCTGGTTCCTTTTATAAAAAAAATAAAAGAAAAGGGAAAATCTGTAGACGGAACTTTCTTGAAAAAGGATTTTCCAGAAGATAAACAGATGGAATTTTCTAAATTTATAGCTGAGTATATAGGCTTTGATTTTGAAAGAGGTATAATTTCAGAAAGTGCCCACCCCTTTACACTGAATTATGACAAAAATGATGTGAGGATAACTACCAGATACATCAGGAATATGCTTAGCTCATCGGTATTTGGGACGATACATGAAGGCGGGCATGCCATATATGAGCAGGGTATAGGAAATGATATAGCCGGAGGAATACTAGGTGAGGGGACTTCTATGGGAATACATGAATCTCAGTCTAGATTCTATGAAAATATTTTAGGAAGAAGTAGAGCCTTCTGGAAACCTATTTATAGGGAGCTGCAAGATAAATTTGAAGCCTTGAAAGATGTTGATATAGATGGATTTTATAAAGGGATAAATAAAAGTGAAGCCAGTCTCATCAGAGTAGAAGCAGATGAACTAACATATTCTCTTCATATAATGGTAAGATATGAAATAGAGAAGGCACTTATAGGAGGAGATATAGAAGTAAGAGAACTTCCTAGAGTATGGAATGAAAAGATGAAAGAGTACCTCGGTATAGAACCATCTAACGATAGGGAGGGAGTTTTACAGGATGTGCACTGGTCTGCAGGACTAATGGGATATTTTCCGTCTTATGCCCTAGGGAATGTCTATGCCTCGCAAATACATACTTCTATGAAAAAAGATATGGATGTCGATGCGGCTCTTGAAAATAAAGAACTTTACAAAATCAAAGAGTGGCTAAATCAAAAGATACACAGATTCGGAAAGCTTAAAAAGCCTGAAGAATTAATAATGGATATAACAGGTGAAGGACTCAATGCAAAATACTTTGTGGACTATCTAAAAGAAAAATACGGAAACATATACGGAGTATAG
- the trpS gene encoding tryptophan--tRNA ligase translates to MRRSLSGIQPSGVLHLGNYFGAIKQFIENQDKYEGFYFIADYHSLTSSPDPKSLRENSYNIVLDYLALGLDPEKATIFLQSDMPEHAELAWILSNVTPMGLLERAHSFKDKTAKGIAANAGLFTYPVLMAADILMYDPDIVPVGKDQKQHLEMTRDIAMKFNLQYEKEIFKLPEPGILESLAVVPGTDGQKMSKSYGNTIEMFASKKNLKKQIMSVVTDSTPLEDPKDPDNNITILYKLFASEEKVEEMRQKFMAGGYGYGHAKNELLEAVLEYFKEAREKREELAKNPEYVEAVLKKGAEKARKIAHKKITLVKETVGLLGNMYKK, encoded by the coding sequence ATGAGAAGAAGCTTATCCGGTATACAGCCTAGTGGAGTACTTCATTTAGGAAACTATTTTGGAGCAATAAAGCAATTTATAGAAAATCAAGATAAATACGAGGGTTTTTATTTCATAGCCGACTACCACTCTCTTACCTCTTCTCCCGACCCGAAATCCCTGAGAGAGAACTCTTACAACATTGTTTTAGACTACCTAGCACTTGGACTCGACCCTGAAAAGGCGACTATTTTTCTTCAGTCAGATATGCCTGAGCATGCAGAATTGGCCTGGATTTTGTCAAATGTAACTCCAATGGGACTTTTAGAAAGGGCTCATTCATTCAAAGATAAAACTGCAAAGGGAATAGCCGCCAATGCCGGACTTTTTACCTATCCTGTCTTAATGGCTGCCGATATACTTATGTATGACCCTGATATCGTTCCTGTAGGAAAAGATCAAAAACAGCATCTTGAAATGACCAGAGATATAGCTATGAAGTTTAACCTTCAGTATGAAAAAGAGATATTCAAGCTTCCTGAACCTGGAATACTAGAGTCCCTGGCAGTGGTACCTGGTACAGACGGTCAGAAGATGAGTAAATCCTATGGAAATACCATAGAGATGTTTGCCTCAAAGAAAAATCTAAAAAAACAGATAATGAGTGTTGTCACAGATTCAACTCCATTAGAAGATCCAAAAGATCCCGACAACAATATAACTATACTTTACAAATTATTTGCTTCAGAGGAAAAAGTAGAAGAAATGAGACAGAAGTTTATGGCAGGAGGTTACGGATACGGACACGCCAAAAATGAACTTTTAGAGGCTGTTCTAGAATACTTCAAGGAAGCCAGAGAAAAAAGAGAAGAACTTGCAAAAAATCCTGAGTATGTAGAAGCTGTCCTTAAAAAAGGAGCTGAAAAAGCCAGAAAAATAGCCCATAAAAAGATAACTCTTGTTAAAGAAACTGTTGGACTTTTAGGAAATATGTATAAAAAATAA
- a CDS encoding TIGR03960 family B12-binding radical SAM protein, protein MTIDIRNHLLSVEKPAQYLGNEINSVHKKEFDAHMCLFFPDIYEVGMSNVGIRILYDIMNKVNGFYLERGFSPMGDMEEVMRKEKIPMFSLESKTPLSEFDLIGFSFSYEVSYTNALNALDLAGIPFHREERTEKHPLIMAGGTCMMNPAPMEKFVDFMVIGDGEDTMVEIAKIFAGNPDKSKKEKLQMLDGLEGVYIPEIHKGKKKIKRAIVRDLNKTEFYDKQIVPYMLIVHDRAAVEIQRGCTRGCRFCQAGMVYRPVRERTLENNMKLIEKTLEATGYSEVSLSSLSSSDYSKIGDLLGNIQGKYGENNVGIGLPSLRMNPYSVKVAEQITSGKKTGFTFAPEAGSQRLRDVINKGVTEKEILETAEAAVKAGWDTLKFYFMIGLPFETDEDVKGIYDLVYKVVQKCRVHSKRLSITVSVSNFVPKPHTPFQWSRQMNFEEMDRKHTLLRELFHRARFMNIKIHSKAKSYLEGFLSRGDEKIGDLVELAWKKGAKLDDYRHNFSIWKEAMDELGLDEENYLGERDLEKELPWDIMDMGFTKKYLLEELENAEKEALTSDCRNNCNDCGIKTRIAECGNMVADKL, encoded by the coding sequence ATGACGATAGATATAAGAAATCACCTTTTATCAGTTGAAAAGCCGGCCCAGTATCTGGGAAATGAAATTAACAGCGTCCATAAAAAAGAGTTTGACGCCCATATGTGTCTGTTTTTTCCTGATATATATGAAGTTGGTATGTCCAATGTGGGAATAAGAATACTCTACGATATAATGAACAAGGTAAATGGATTTTATCTTGAAAGAGGCTTCTCTCCTATGGGTGATATGGAAGAGGTTATGAGAAAAGAAAAAATACCTATGTTTTCACTTGAAAGCAAAACTCCTTTATCTGAATTTGACCTTATAGGATTCTCATTTTCATATGAAGTAAGTTATACAAATGCCTTGAATGCCCTTGATCTAGCAGGAATTCCTTTTCACAGAGAGGAAAGAACAGAAAAACACCCTCTTATAATGGCAGGGGGGACATGTATGATGAACCCTGCACCCATGGAAAAATTTGTTGACTTTATGGTAATCGGAGACGGTGAAGATACTATGGTGGAAATTGCAAAAATTTTCGCAGGTAATCCAGATAAAAGTAAAAAAGAGAAACTTCAGATGTTAGATGGACTAGAGGGAGTTTATATTCCTGAAATTCATAAGGGAAAGAAAAAGATAAAAAGAGCAATTGTACGAGACCTAAATAAGACAGAGTTTTATGATAAACAGATCGTGCCCTATATGCTTATAGTCCACGACAGAGCAGCAGTGGAGATACAGCGTGGATGTACCAGAGGGTGCAGATTCTGTCAGGCTGGAATGGTATACAGACCAGTAAGAGAGAGGACTCTTGAGAATAATATGAAGCTGATAGAAAAAACTCTAGAAGCCACAGGATATTCTGAAGTTTCTCTATCTTCTTTGAGCAGTAGCGATTACTCTAAGATCGGTGATCTTTTAGGAAATATACAGGGAAAATACGGTGAAAATAATGTTGGGATAGGTCTTCCCTCTCTCAGAATGAATCCCTATTCTGTAAAAGTAGCTGAGCAGATCACAAGTGGAAAAAAGACTGGATTTACCTTTGCTCCTGAAGCTGGTTCTCAGAGGCTGAGAGATGTTATAAATAAGGGTGTTACAGAAAAAGAGATATTAGAAACAGCAGAGGCCGCTGTAAAAGCTGGATGGGATACACTGAAGTTCTATTTTATGATAGGGCTTCCTTTTGAAACAGATGAAGATGTAAAAGGAATATATGACCTGGTTTATAAAGTGGTTCAAAAATGCAGAGTACATTCTAAAAGGCTCAGTATTACTGTAAGTGTATCAAATTTTGTACCGAAACCTCATACCCCTTTCCAGTGGTCTAGACAGATGAATTTTGAGGAAATGGACAGAAAGCATACTCTTCTCAGAGAGTTATTTCACAGAGCCAGATTCATGAATATAAAGATACACAGTAAGGCAAAATCGTACCTAGAGGGATTTCTTTCCCGTGGAGATGAGAAGATAGGCGATCTAGTGGAACTGGCATGGAAAAAAGGAGCAAAGCTAGATGACTATAGACATAATTTTTCAATATGGAAAGAAGCCATGGATGAATTGGGTCTAGATGAAGAAAATTATTTAGGTGAAAGAGATCTTGAAAAAGAGCTTCCATGGGATATAATGGACATGGGATTCACAAAAAAGTATCTTCTAGAAGAACTTGAAAATGCAGAAAAAGAAGCTCTGACCTCTGACTGTAGAAATAACTGTAATGATTGTGGGATTAAGACAAGAATTGCAGAGTGTGGGAATATGGTGGCAGATAAATTATAA
- a CDS encoding HD domain-containing protein: MFYRIRQVLTYIFAKYEEKNNKIVRKILSEEEYEVFSEMKEYDKIHSVNLLKEAIEDKLLKNDKNYLKLALLHDCGKEEAGLFSRIKQVSIGDEVMRNHPERSYKKLLKLNRVVAELARSHHMTETNEKMKRFQEIDDRN, encoded by the coding sequence ATGTTTTATAGGATAAGACAGGTGCTCACTTATATATTTGCAAAATATGAAGAGAAAAATAATAAGATTGTAAGAAAGATACTTTCTGAAGAGGAGTATGAAGTTTTTTCAGAAATGAAGGAGTACGACAAGATTCACTCTGTGAACCTTCTAAAGGAAGCTATAGAGGATAAGCTGCTTAAAAATGATAAAAATTACCTAAAACTTGCCCTTTTACACGATTGTGGGAAAGAGGAGGCGGGACTATTTTCTAGGATAAAGCAGGTGAGTATAGGGGATGAGGTAATGAGAAATCATCCTGAAAGGTCATATAAAAAACTTTTGAAGTTAAACCGAGTGGTGGCAGAACTTGCAAGGTCTCACCATATGACAGAAACCAATGAAAAAATGAAAAGATTTCAAGAAATAGACGACAGAAACTAA
- a CDS encoding pseudouridylate synthase has product MENKLINLRKLEKSKKFGYLFYISYRGGSFDSFDEVKNKKSVKERFREIMNSIGFTWAKGIQQAGRTDAKVSAGENILYVSSSYSGDMEEIEARFNEISKKEMKIKKIQKTLSDLVIPDLVEAREYCYRYPAAKIKNNEEKIESLCRELSGTYDVSEFTDFKGQKLKEKIRSVEISFKDKGLWFKGSSFMPKQVRIMSGYILTGEKTPLPGKYLNLEKIFLKKNLEDMFIEKALEIQEENLLYAEKMGNLYIFYVKSSKKGEFIGTKGKNIKNLRKKYGNIVVREIADVL; this is encoded by the coding sequence ATGGAGAATAAATTGATAAATCTCAGAAAATTGGAAAAGAGTAAAAAATTTGGATACCTTTTTTATATATCTTATAGAGGTGGCTCCTTTGACTCCTTTGATGAGGTAAAAAACAAAAAAAGTGTAAAGGAAAGGTTTCGGGAGATAATGAATTCTATAGGTTTTACCTGGGCTAAAGGGATACAGCAGGCAGGGAGAACAGATGCCAAGGTAAGTGCAGGAGAGAATATCCTCTATGTAAGTAGCAGCTACTCTGGGGATATGGAAGAAATAGAAGCAAGATTTAATGAGATATCTAAAAAAGAGATGAAAATAAAAAAAATACAAAAGACTCTATCTGATCTTGTAATCCCTGATCTGGTAGAAGCCAGAGAATACTGCTATAGATACCCTGCGGCAAAGATAAAAAATAATGAAGAAAAGATAGAGAGTCTCTGCAGAGAACTAAGCGGGACATATGATGTCAGTGAATTTACGGATTTCAAGGGACAAAAGCTAAAAGAAAAGATTAGAAGTGTAGAAATTTCCTTTAAAGATAAGGGACTATGGTTTAAAGGCAGTTCATTCATGCCGAAACAGGTGAGAATAATGTCTGGTTATATACTTACAGGGGAAAAGACCCCTCTTCCTGGAAAATATCTAAATCTTGAAAAAATCTTTCTCAAGAAAAATCTTGAGGATATGTTTATAGAAAAAGCCCTTGAAATACAAGAGGAAAATCTTCTCTATGCAGAAAAAATGGGAAACCTCTATATTTTTTATGTAAAGTCCTCTAAAAAAGGTGAGTTTATAGGTACAAAAGGGAAAAATATAAAAAATCTCCGTAAAAAATATGGGAATATAGTTGTAAGGGAGATAGCAGATGTTTTATAG